One Chloroflexota bacterium DNA window includes the following coding sequences:
- a CDS encoding SEC-C domain-containing protein, producing the protein MHRIGRNDPCPCGSGKKYKHCCLNKDRASRIREGIWQHDEQMVLDKLIDFARRPELSHQFVVAFNLFWNGNYGFDGLDALDRHEVSRFLDWYIYDYRLEGTRKRLIELFIEEQGPKLSSGERECVHGWQESYLSLYRITGSVEEGALPVEDVLQGTTELVRGDRLSSWGLRGDLILGRLLRSSTPPHFSWSAILLPAALENGLTSFMKEGYIQYKETQPQALWSEFLSLNGYMFNHYLLRSAAIAGKMQHASKAYYDAYATLERLREVEKRLQEKAARKERLFGPTQPSEEKESEPLRQTKGGILLPGYVHYKGSKEVK; encoded by the coding sequence TTGCATCGAATCGGACGCAATGACCCCTGCCCCTGTGGCAGTGGCAAAAAGTACAAGCATTGTTGCCTGAACAAGGACCGCGCCAGCCGCATCCGTGAGGGCATTTGGCAGCATGACGAACAAATGGTTCTGGATAAACTGATCGATTTCGCTCGGCGGCCAGAGCTTTCCCACCAGTTTGTGGTGGCCTTCAATTTGTTCTGGAATGGTAACTATGGCTTCGATGGACTTGATGCCCTAGATAGGCACGAAGTCAGTCGTTTTCTGGACTGGTACATATATGACTATCGCTTGGAAGGGACTCGGAAGCGTCTTATTGAGCTATTTATCGAGGAGCAAGGCCCTAAATTGTCGTCTGGCGAGCGGGAGTGCGTACATGGTTGGCAAGAATCTTACTTGAGTTTGTATCGTATTACCGGCTCTGTAGAAGAGGGAGCACTTCCTGTGGAGGACGTGTTGCAGGGAACTACAGAACTTGTACGGGGAGATAGGTTAAGCTCTTGGGGGCTGCGTGGGGATCTCATTCTGGGACGCTTACTGCGTTCTTCAACACCCCCACATTTTTCCTGGTCGGCTATCCTGCTGCCCGCTGCTTTAGAAAATGGCCTCACCTCCTTTATGAAAGAAGGCTATATACAGTACAAAGAGACACAACCCCAAGCACTCTGGTCTGAATTCCTGTCCCTTAATGGTTATATGTTCAACCACTATTTGCTCAGATCCGCTGCAATAGCGGGGAAGATGCAGCATGCATCCAAAGCATACTACGACGCCTATGCGACCTTGGAACGCCTCAGGGAAGTTGAGAAGCGGCTGCAAGAGAAAGCAGCAAGGAAAGAAAGGCTTTTTGGCCCCACACAGCCCTCAGAGGAAAAAGAAAGCGAGCCTCTACGGCAGACAAAGGGTGGCATCCTTCTGCCGGGCTATGTGCATTACAAGGGCAGCAAAGAAGTCAAATAA
- a CDS encoding zinc ribbon domain-containing protein — protein sequence MVLPATIKTIISFVLILLGAYAVLFLFSLIIWTFRDIRSRTRDVLVQILATLLVLVFNIPGLLLYFVLRPQETLTEAYEHALGQEALLQDIEERYICPSCKRKAEADFIICPYCHAELRKRCPNCERLMSLSWDICPYCGQQQNEEQLEGSNAPVAPTSA from the coding sequence ATGGTGCTACCAGCAACGATTAAGACCATCATCAGTTTTGTCCTGATTCTATTAGGGGCTTATGCTGTGCTTTTCTTGTTCAGCCTGATTATCTGGACGTTTCGCGATATCCGTTCTCGCACGCGCGATGTTTTGGTACAAATCCTGGCGACCTTGCTCGTTCTGGTCTTCAATATCCCAGGGTTGTTGCTTTATTTTGTCTTGCGGCCCCAGGAGACGCTGACTGAAGCCTACGAACATGCTTTGGGGCAAGAGGCTTTGCTGCAGGATATCGAAGAACGCTATATCTGTCCTAGTTGCAAGCGCAAAGCAGAAGCAGACTTCATTATTTGTCCCTATTGCCACGCTGAGTTGAGAAAGCGCTGCCCGAACTGTGAACGCTTGATGAGCCTGAGCTGGGATATCTGCCCCTATTGTGGACAGCAGCAAAATGAAGAACAGCTAGAAGGCAGCAATGCACCTGTTGCACCAACTAGTGCCTGA
- a CDS encoding response regulator has protein sequence MPDKILIIDDDPLAVKLMRLSFVAEGFEVTSALDAREGLLAVQTDQPDLILLDIMMPGVDGLEMCRQLRSRPQTAHIPIIFLTAKTQLDDKITGLQAGADDYITKPADPREVVARVKAVLARTRRVAATKQGWVISLIGAKGGVGTTTIAVNLGVALARRKVPTILMDLHAHSGTVAWQLKLPARISLTELLKMEANQIDSHQLARRLFMHSSGLAVLPSVPTDTNLLEISQAHVSAIIRSARSLADAILLDLPHMLSPGTKEALSQSDMALLVLGPQPIDVACAEQLNPWFEDAGLTGETVSLIVVNRASSTGTLSLPQIEQQLKKASLGFIPPAMEELSFSYQQGVPLVLAESGGAAVLSLQKLAERLHSALSSHMLKPR, from the coding sequence ATGCCAGACAAAATTTTAATCATAGATGATGATCCCCTAGCGGTCAAATTGATGAGGCTCTCCTTTGTGGCTGAGGGCTTTGAAGTAACCTCCGCTCTGGATGCGAGGGAGGGGTTGCTTGCTGTTCAGACCGACCAACCAGATCTCATTCTTTTGGATATTATGATGCCGGGCGTGGATGGGCTTGAAATGTGCCGCCAACTGCGTAGTCGCCCACAAACCGCCCACATCCCCATTATCTTCTTAACTGCCAAAACGCAACTCGATGACAAAATCACTGGCCTGCAGGCTGGTGCAGATGACTACATTACCAAGCCCGCGGATCCCAGAGAAGTTGTTGCAAGGGTTAAAGCCGTGTTGGCACGGACCAGGCGCGTGGCTGCGACAAAACAGGGATGGGTAATCAGTTTGATTGGAGCCAAGGGAGGCGTAGGCACCACAACCATAGCGGTAAACCTAGGAGTGGCATTGGCACGCCGGAAAGTACCAACCATACTGATGGATTTACATGCTCATTCTGGTACAGTGGCCTGGCAACTTAAGCTCCCAGCACGTATTTCACTGACCGAGTTGCTGAAGATGGAGGCTAATCAGATAGATAGCCATCAGCTAGCAAGAAGGCTTTTCATGCACTCGTCCGGCTTGGCTGTGCTACCAAGTGTACCAACTGACACCAATCTACTCGAAATATCTCAAGCTCATGTCAGTGCGATTATACGCAGTGCTCGGTCGCTCGCTGATGCCATTCTCTTAGATCTACCTCATATGCTATCGCCAGGCACCAAGGAAGCGCTTTCCCAAAGCGATATGGCATTGCTTGTGCTGGGCCCTCAACCAATCGATGTGGCATGTGCAGAGCAACTAAATCCTTGGTTTGAAGACGCTGGATTGACTGGAGAGACGGTTAGCCTGATAGTAGTGAACCGAGCGTCATCCACGGGAACTCTATCGTTGCCTCAGATCGAACAGCAATTGAAAAAGGCCTCCCTAGGCTTTATACCGCCCGCCATGGAGGAATTGTCTTTTTCATATCAGCAGGGTGTTCCTCTGGTGCTGGCCGAATCAGGAGGAGCAGCGGTGCTCTCCTTGCAAAAATTGGCTGAACGCTTACACTCTGCTCTCTCGAGCCATATGCTTAAGCCACGTTAG